The genomic stretch TCGCAGTTCTTCACCATGGGTTTTGTCGTGGCCATTATTGGTACTGTTTTCCGTCTCAATGGCATGACTCTTAATGATGCCGCAGACGCGTTTAAAGAAGGCGCCAGCATCATGCTTGCCCCCGCTCTGTTGGTGGGCTGCGCAAAAGGCGTATTGCTGATTCTTGGTGGCGGTACGACAGATGAAGCGAGCGTCCTAAACTCCATTCTCAACAGTGCTGGCGGTGTGATCAGCGGTTTGCCTGATGTGATGGCCGCATGGTTGATGTACGTATTCCAATCGGTGTTCAACTTCTTTGTAACGTCGGGTTCTGGCCAAGCGGCACTCACCATGCCATTACTATCACCACTGTCAGACATCGCGGGGGTTACTCGTCAGGTCGCAGTATTGGCATTCCAGCTTGGTGATGGGTTTACCAACGTGATTGTGCCAACCTCAGCCTCTCTAATGGCGACGCTTGGCGTATGCCGCATTGACTGGGGTGACTGGGCTAAATTCTGCTGGCGCTTTATGCTGTTACTCTTTACTCTATCGAGCATTGTTGTGGTCGCAGCGCATTTGATGGGCTTTGCGTAAGCAAAACCGTTTGTTGCAAGCCAGTTGGCAAAAAGTTGGCTGGACTTAGCTATCCCAATTGATAAGGGCGAGATCCATTCTCGCCTTTTTTTAATTTTGCTCCGTGGCGATTGAGTGACGCTCGCGAGTAATGACTAATTTGGAGTTTACCGTTTCATGACAACACACTACTTAGATGACGTTATTCAAGGTCACCAAGTAATCCAATCTCTCAACGTGGATGATCTTCCCGCGGGAGAACACAAATTTTGGTTCCGCATTGCAACCAATGCACTTGGTCAGTGGCAACACATGCCTGTCCTCGTTTTCAAAGGCACCGAATCAGGGAAGAAGTTTGTCATTACCGCTGGTGTTCATGGTGATGAATACAATGGTGTGCTGGCGGCCCAGCAGGTTGCACGCGATTTAGTGGGCCAGTCTATGGCAGGCTGCGTGACCATCCTACCCACCATTAATCTAACGGGTATGCTCAACCACAGCCGCGATTTTTACTCTGCCGATCCAGACGTTTCTCCTGCGAATCTAAACCGCTTTTTCCCGGGTGACGACAAAGGCAATGAAGCACAGCGCTATCTGCACGCTATTTGGCACCATGTATTAAAACCCAATGCTGAACTGGCGATCGATCTACACACTCAAACCAGTGGCGCTATCTATCCTCTGTATATTTTTGCTGATTTTCGTCTTGCTCAATCATTGGAAATGGCGCGCCTTGCAGGACCCGACGCGATTTTGAATGATCCTGGCGACGCAGGCGTGCTGGAAACAGTATGGAATCAGCATGGTATCCCAAGTATCACCATTGAAGTGGGTATGGGGCGTTATACCGAAAGCGACTTGGTTGCTCGCACCGCTGCTGGCATCGCCAATATTCTGAGATATCATAACGTCATCCAAGGCGATAGCAACGCACCTAAGCCGGCCTTTGAAGGGCAAAGCGTGACCTCTATTCGCGCTGAGCTCGGTGGCTTTATCCTACCACAAGTGACCATGATGCAATCGGTCGAACAAGGAGAGCTGCTGGCGATTCAATATGACAGCTTCGGTGATGAAGTTTGGCGTTACCACGCACCGAAAGCCGGTATCGTACTCAGTCACAATATTGAATCCATGCGCGCGGCAGGCGCACTGGTGGTGAGATTGATTCACTCATAAATCACAAAAAAGGGCGATTGGTGGCACCAATCGCCCTTTTTTATCAATGTGTTATTGAGATGCCCAAGTGACTTCAAGATGTCAGGTTCAGCTCTTGGAGATAAACCCTCATTTAGAACTGATAAGCAACATGGATACCTGCACCATCATGGCTCACCCACGGCAGCACTTGGACATTTTCATCGTAGGCGTCAGTAAAGATCCACGCTGACAGCGTGCCTAAAGCAGCACCTGCGATCACATCACGCCAGTAGTGCCTCTTCGCCTCCACTCTCCCCACGCCAACCAAAGTTGCAATC from Vibrio vulnificus NBRC 15645 = ATCC 27562 encodes the following:
- a CDS encoding succinylglutamate desuccinylase/aspartoacylase family protein, which produces MTTHYLDDVIQGHQVIQSLNVDDLPAGEHKFWFRIATNALGQWQHMPVLVFKGTESGKKFVITAGVHGDEYNGVLAAQQVARDLVGQSMAGCVTILPTINLTGMLNHSRDFYSADPDVSPANLNRFFPGDDKGNEAQRYLHAIWHHVLKPNAELAIDLHTQTSGAIYPLYIFADFRLAQSLEMARLAGPDAILNDPGDAGVLETVWNQHGIPSITIEVGMGRYTESDLVARTAAGIANILRYHNVIQGDSNAPKPAFEGQSVTSIRAELGGFILPQVTMMQSVEQGELLAIQYDSFGDEVWRYHAPKAGIVLSHNIESMRAAGALVVRLIHS